One stretch of Priestia megaterium DNA includes these proteins:
- the folE gene encoding GTP cyclohydrolase I FolE: MALSTQNLIAQKFLETVGTNSTEIDKKIGQADTFMNAVKELIDLCGDNPERDGLEETPYRVLKAFLEYTEGYREDPKAHLEKTFDVNHNELVLIRDIEFHSMCEHHFAPFFGVAHVGYIPDKKITGLSKIARTVEGYAKRFQVQERLTNEIADAIEEVLEPKGVMVIIEAKHMCMCGRGIKKSSASTATSSVRGTFMEKPEVRGEFLSLLQRQM, from the coding sequence ATGGCACTTAGTACACAAAATTTAATTGCTCAAAAATTTTTAGAAACAGTAGGCACGAATTCAACTGAAATAGATAAAAAAATAGGTCAAGCTGACACATTTATGAATGCGGTGAAAGAACTGATTGATTTATGCGGAGATAATCCGGAAAGAGACGGCCTTGAAGAGACGCCGTACCGCGTGTTAAAGGCGTTTTTAGAATACACGGAAGGCTACCGAGAAGATCCGAAAGCTCATTTGGAAAAAACATTTGATGTGAATCACAATGAATTGGTATTGATACGAGACATTGAATTTCACTCAATGTGTGAACATCACTTTGCGCCGTTCTTTGGCGTTGCTCACGTTGGGTATATACCGGATAAAAAAATTACAGGTTTATCTAAAATCGCTCGTACGGTAGAAGGATATGCAAAGAGATTTCAAGTTCAAGAACGTCTAACAAATGAAATTGCAGATGCAATCGAAGAAGTGTTAGAGCCGAAAGGAGTTATGGTGATTATTGAAGCGAAGCATATGTGCATGTGCGGAAGAGGAATTAAAAAATCTTCAGCTTCTACAGCCACTTCATCCGTTCGAGGAACATTTATGGAAAAACCAGAGGTTCGAGGAGAATTTTTATCTCTTTTACAGCGACAAATGTAA
- a CDS encoding NAD(P)/FAD-dependent oxidoreductase, which yields MQHVDVLIIGGGPAGISAAVWCKRLGVECLLLEEQAQLGGQLFTIYNEIIDYPGIQAENGIEMQRKMVQHFIDMDCLYEVNTKVISIDERSKTVKVKQQETEKEIGYTYLILATGSSQRKLGVPGEQQMIDRGEVYSASADGERLKGKRVALIGGGDRAFEGAHLLASKAKEVYLIHRSTHFKAREQYVEKVLSDPSIKVITDTEVTAIHGKHHVTSIDLKSKNSECENLSVDAVLIRLGIAPNVELIKEKVTTTQSGLIVINEVHQSSNPAIYAIGDACTTPLFSSISSSAGQGAVVAKHLSSLLNM from the coding sequence ATGCAACATGTTGACGTACTGATTATTGGCGGAGGACCCGCTGGTATCTCTGCTGCCGTGTGGTGTAAAAGGCTAGGCGTTGAGTGCTTGCTTCTTGAAGAGCAGGCACAGTTAGGCGGACAGCTGTTTACTATTTATAATGAGATTATTGATTATCCCGGAATACAAGCGGAAAATGGAATAGAAATGCAGCGTAAAATGGTTCAGCATTTTATCGATATGGACTGCTTATATGAAGTGAATACAAAAGTAATTTCCATTGACGAACGTTCTAAAACAGTAAAAGTAAAGCAGCAAGAAACAGAAAAAGAAATTGGCTATACGTATCTTATTTTAGCAACGGGCTCTAGTCAGCGAAAGCTGGGAGTGCCGGGTGAGCAGCAAATGATTGACCGAGGAGAAGTATATTCTGCCTCAGCAGACGGAGAACGGTTAAAAGGTAAAAGGGTTGCTCTCATTGGCGGAGGAGACCGGGCTTTTGAAGGAGCACATCTTTTAGCATCAAAAGCAAAAGAAGTATATCTGATTCACCGTTCTACGCACTTTAAAGCAAGAGAGCAATACGTTGAAAAAGTTCTTTCCGATCCTAGTATTAAGGTGATAACAGATACCGAAGTGACGGCTATCCACGGAAAGCATCATGTCACATCGATCGATTTAAAAAGTAAAAACAGTGAATGCGAGAACTTATCAGTAGACGCAGTGCTGATTAGACTGGGCATAGCGCCTAATGTTGAACTCATTAAAGAAAAAGTCACCACTACACAAAGCGGACTCATCGTCATTAATGAAGTGCATCAAAGCAGCAACCCAGCCATTTATGCAATTGGAGACGCGTGCACGACTCCCTTGTTTTCTAGTATTAGCTCTTCAGCCGGCCAAGGAGCGGTTGTAGCCAAGCATTTATCAAGTCTCTTAAATATGTAA